From Sphingobium sp. B2D3C:
GTGGAGGACCCGCAGGAACTGGGCGTGGGTGCTCTCGCCCTGCCAATCGTTCACCAGGCTGATTCGGCGCCCGTCGGCCAGCACGAAGGCGGAAATGTCCACGGCATTGGCATGGGCATGTTCGCTGCGCTTGCCGGCGATAGTCCCGCCAGTGCCACGGACATCGCGGCAGGCATAAGTGCCGAAGGTCTCGACTCGCACCACTTCGCTGCGCAGATAGAGTCGCGCGGCGGGGCGCACCGCATATTGCACCCAGGCCGCGAAATTGGCGGCAAGGGGGCAGGTCATCGGCCCCAGATTGGCCACCGGCGTGCCGATTTCCAGCAGGCGGATGGTATCGATTGTCGTGCAGCCGCCGCCGCGATCCTGATTGGGCAGCGGCTCGAAGCGGACCTTCGCGGTCGAGAGGCGCGCGGCGCACATGCGATAGCTCTCGCTGTTCGGCATTGTGCGTTGTGCCGGCGCGGCGGCCACCGGCGCCCTTACACCCGGGCGCGGGCTGGGGCGGTCGGCGCAGGCGGCAAGACTGGTGACCAGCAGCAGGCCGACCAGCCTGCGCATCCCCGCCCTCAATCCGACCGATGACGCCCAATGGACCATAGCGCCGTTTATCACGCATCGCAGCTGAACAAAACCTAGACAGTGCAAGGGGATGCCTCGACCGCCGCGCGCGGTCTGGCGCCTGTCCGCCGAGGCTCCGTTCACCCCGGGCACGGCACGCCGGTCCCGATCTTACATTGACACCTGTCTGCAAATCTCTATGGCCGCCGGCGGGCCACGCGGTCCCAACGCCGCGCGTGCTCTCTGCAAGGAGACGCATACCATGACTGACGTTACGAAGCCGGCGACCACGCCGGCCCGCCCCCATTTCTCGTCCGGCCCCTGCGCCAAGCCGCCCGGCTATGATCCGGCGAAGCTGGCCACCGAAGTGCTCGGACGCTCCCACCGCTCAAAGCTCGGCAAGGATCGCCTCGCTTATTGCATCGCCCTGATGCGCGAGCTGCTGAACCTGCCCGACACGCACCGCATCGGCATCGTGCCCGGCTCCGATACCGGCGCCTTCGAGATGGCAATGTGGACGATGCTGGGCGCTCGCCCCGTTACAACGCTCGCTTGGGAGAGCTTCGGTGAAGGTTGGGTCACCGATGCCGCCAAGCAGCTCAAGCTCGATCCGACGGTGCTGCGCGCCGATTATGGCCAGATCCCCGATCTGAATGCGGTCGACTGGTCGAATGACGTGCTCTTCACCTGGAATGGCACCACCTCGGGCGTGCGCGTTCCCAATGGCGACTGGATCGCCGACGACCGCGAGGGCCTCTCCTTCGCAGACGCCACCAGCGCAGTGTTCGCCTACGACCTGCCGTGGGACAAGATCGACGTGGCGACCTTCTCCTGGCAGAAGGTGCTGGGCGGTGAGGGCGGCCATGGCGTGCTGATCCTCGGCCCGCGTGCCGTCGAACGGCTTGAGCAGTACACGCCGAGCTGGCCGCTGCCTAAGGTGTTCCGCCTGATGTCCAAGGGCAAGCTGGCCGAGGGCGTGTTCAAGGGCGAGACGATCAACACGCCGTCCATGCTGGCGGTCGAAGATGCGATCTTCGCGCTCGAATGGTCCAAGACCATCGGTGGCGCCACGGGCCTCATCGCCCGCGCGCAGGCCAATGCCGATGCGCTCAATGCCATTGTGGAATCGCGCGACTGGCTCGGGCATCTTGCCGCTGATCCGGCGACCCGCTCGATCACCAGCGTATGCCTCACCGTCGAGGGCGCCGATGCCGACTTCATCAAGAAGATGGCCTCGCTGCTCGAGAAGGCGGATGCCGCTTATGACGTCGCAGGTTATCGCGACGCCCCGGCTGGTCTGCGCATCTGGTGCGGTGCCACGGTCGACACCGCGGACATCGAGGCGCTCGGCCCCTGGCTCGACTGGGCCTATGCCGAGACCAAGGCCGCGCTGAGCGCGACTGCCGCCTGACCCCACTTTCCGGTGCTCCTGTGAAAACAGGAGCCCAGGGCTCAGCAGCACTGCCATCCCGCCCTGGGCCCCTGCTTTCGCAGGGGCACTGTCTCTCTTTGAAGGACAGTAAAATGACCAAGCCCAAAGTTCTCATTTCCGACAAGATGGACCCGCAGGCCGCGCAGATTTTCCGCGAGCGCGGGTGCGAGGTGGACGAGATCACCGGACTGAAGCCCGATGAACTCAAGGAAATCATCGGTAAATATGATGGTCTGGCAATCCGCTCGGCCACCAAGGTGACCAAGGAGATCATCGACGCCGCGACCAATCTCAAGGTGATTGGCCGCGCCGGCATCGGCGTCGACAATGTCGATATTCCCTACGCTTCGGCCAAGGGCATTGTGGTGATGAACACGCCCTTCGGCAACTCGATCACCACCGCCGAACACGCCATCGCCCTCATGTTCGCTCTCGCGCGCCAGCTGCCGGAGGCCGATGCCTCCACGCAGGCCGGCAAGTGGGAGAAGAACCGCTTCATGGGTGTCGAGGTCACGGGCAAGACGCTTGGCCTGATCGGTGCCGGCAATATCGGCTCCATCGTCGCCAGCCGCGCGCTGGGCCTCAAGATGAAGGTCGTCGCCTTCGATCCGTTCCTGACTCCTGAGCGCGCCATCGAAATGGGTGTGGAAAAGGCAGATCTGGACACGCTGCTGGCCAAGGCGGATTTCATCACGCTGCACACGCCGCTGACCGACCAGACCCGCAACATCCTCTCGGCTGAGAATCTGGCCAAGACCAAGAAGGGCGTCCGCATCATCAACTGTGCGCGCGGCGGCCTGATCGACGAAGCGGCGCTGAAGGCGGGGCTCGACAGCGGCCACATCGGCGGCGCGGCGCTGGACGTGTTCCAGACCGAGCCGGCGACGGACAGCCCGCTGTTCGGCACGCCCAACTTCATCTCGACCCCGCACCTCGGCGCGTCCACCAGCGAAGCGCAGGTGAACGTGGCGCTGCAGGTCGCCGAGCAGCTCAGCGACTATCTGCTGAGCGGCGGCGTCACCAACGCGCTCAACATGCCGAGCCTGTCGGCTGAGGAAGCGCCCAAGCTCAAGCCCTATATGGCGCTGGCCGAGAAGCTGGGCAGCCTGGTCGGCCAGCTTTCGCGCGACGTCATCCCCCGGATCTCGATCCACAGCGAGGGTGCGGCGGCCGAGCTCAATCAGAAGCCGATCGTCTCGGCCGTTCTCGCCGGTTTCCTGCGCACGCAGACGGACACGGTGAACATGGTCAACGCGCCCTTCCTCGCCCGCGAGCGCGGCATCGAGGTGCGCGAGATCAAGACCGAGCGCGAGGGCGACTACAGCACCCTGATCCGCGTCTCGGTGAAGACCTCGCAGGGCGAGCGGTCGGTGGCCGGCACGCTGTTCGGCAACGGCGCGCCGCGTCTGGTCGAGCTGTTCGGCATCAAGGTCGAGGCCGATCTCGATGGCACCATGCTCTACATCGCCAATGTCGATGCGCCGGGCTTCATCGGTGGCGTGGGTGGCATTCTTGGCGAGGCCAAGATCAACATCGGCACCTTCCACCTCGGCCGTCGCGAGGCCGGTGGCGAGGCGATCCTGCTGCTCTCGGTCGACGAGACCGTGCCGCAGACGCTGGTCGACAAGATCTGCGCCCTGCCGAACGTGCACCGGGTCTGCCCGCTCAAGTTCTAAATCACGGCCCGGCCCGGCGTGTCATCACGTCGGGCCGGTCACGCTTGTAATTTATCCTCGCTTGGCGAGCGGAATCGGCTAAATGCCGCGCCATGACTGAAGCCATCGCTCCCGGATTGCTGCCCGAAGGGCTTGCCGATCGTCTGCCGCCCAAGGCGGAGGCCTCCGCCCGCCTTGTGCGCGAAGTGCTCGATACCGTTGCATCGCATGGCTATCGGCGCGTGATGCCGGCCCTGGCCGAGTTTGAGGAAACGCTGGTCGCGCGCCTGCAGTCGGCCCGCGCCGAAGATCTGCTCCGCGCCGTCGATCCGCTCTCCCAGCGCAGCCTGGCGATCCGGCCGGACATGACCGCCCAGATCGGCCGTATCGCCGCCACCCGCATGGCTGCGACCCCGCGTCCGCTGCGCTTGTGCTATGGCGGGCCGGTGATGAAGCTGCGAGCCGACCAGCTGCGGCCCGAGCGCGAGCGGATGCAGGTCGGCGCCGAGATCATCGGCACAGACAGCGTCGCGGCGGCAGTCGAGATCGTCAATGTCGCCATCGAAGCGCTGCAGCGCGCGGGTGTCAGCGGCATCACCATTGACTTCACCTTGCCCGACCTCGTGACGATGCTTGCCGATGGCCCGATGCCGCTTCC
This genomic window contains:
- the serA gene encoding phosphoglycerate dehydrogenase, translating into MTKPKVLISDKMDPQAAQIFRERGCEVDEITGLKPDELKEIIGKYDGLAIRSATKVTKEIIDAATNLKVIGRAGIGVDNVDIPYASAKGIVVMNTPFGNSITTAEHAIALMFALARQLPEADASTQAGKWEKNRFMGVEVTGKTLGLIGAGNIGSIVASRALGLKMKVVAFDPFLTPERAIEMGVEKADLDTLLAKADFITLHTPLTDQTRNILSAENLAKTKKGVRIINCARGGLIDEAALKAGLDSGHIGGAALDVFQTEPATDSPLFGTPNFISTPHLGASTSEAQVNVALQVAEQLSDYLLSGGVTNALNMPSLSAEEAPKLKPYMALAEKLGSLVGQLSRDVIPRISIHSEGAAAELNQKPIVSAVLAGFLRTQTDTVNMVNAPFLARERGIEVREIKTEREGDYSTLIRVSVKTSQGERSVAGTLFGNGAPRLVELFGIKVEADLDGTMLYIANVDAPGFIGGVGGILGEAKINIGTFHLGRREAGGEAILLLSVDETVPQTLVDKICALPNVHRVCPLKF
- a CDS encoding extensin family protein produces the protein MRRLVGLLLVTSLAACADRPSPRPGVRAPVAAAPAQRTMPNSESYRMCAARLSTAKVRFEPLPNQDRGGGCTTIDTIRLLEIGTPVANLGPMTCPLAANFAAWVQYAVRPAARLYLRSEVVRVETFGTYACRDVRGTGGTIAGKRSEHAHANAVDISAFVLADGRRISLVNDWQGESTHAQFLRVLHQSACKRFRTVLGPDYNSAHRDHFHFDMGGRGSFCR
- a CDS encoding phosphoserine transaminase yields the protein MTDVTKPATTPARPHFSSGPCAKPPGYDPAKLATEVLGRSHRSKLGKDRLAYCIALMRELLNLPDTHRIGIVPGSDTGAFEMAMWTMLGARPVTTLAWESFGEGWVTDAAKQLKLDPTVLRADYGQIPDLNAVDWSNDVLFTWNGTTSGVRVPNGDWIADDREGLSFADATSAVFAYDLPWDKIDVATFSWQKVLGGEGGHGVLILGPRAVERLEQYTPSWPLPKVFRLMSKGKLAEGVFKGETINTPSMLAVEDAIFALEWSKTIGGATGLIARAQANADALNAIVESRDWLGHLAADPATRSITSVCLTVEGADADFIKKMASLLEKADAAYDVAGYRDAPAGLRIWCGATVDTADIEALGPWLDWAYAETKAALSATAA